The Nocardioides houyundeii genome includes the window GCCAGGTCGATGTGCCGGCGGAAGCTCTCCACCTGGGTGGCCCAGCCCTCCTCGCCGGTGCGGAAGTGGTCCAGGCCCGTCTCCCCCACCGCCCGCACCCTCGGGTGGGCACCGGCCAGCCGCTCGATCTCCGCCAGGGCCGCCTCCAGCTCGCCGGCGGCCTCCAGCCGGGGCGCCTCGTTGGGGTGCAGCGCCACCCCGGCCACCAGCGCCTGGTGCTCGGCGGCCGCGGCCACCGCCCACCGCGCGCCGGGCAGGTCGCAGCCGATCTGCACGATCCTGGGCACGCCCACCGCGCTCGCCGCAGCGATCGCCTCGACGACGCCCGCCTGGTCGTCGTCGGCGATGTCGAGGTGGCAGTGGTTGTCCACCACCGGGTGGGGCAGTGGCTCCGGGGCGGGTGGACGCTCGCTCATCGGGTGGACGCGACCCGCGCCAGGACCGCCGCGGCCAGCGCCTCGGGCGCCTGCCGGGGGATCCAGTGGGTGACGCCCGCGAGGACCACGAGCTCGTAGTCGCCGCTCACGTGGTCACCGCAGCGCTCCGCCGCCTCCCGGGTCAGGGCCACGTCGCGGTCGCTCCACACGTACGTCGTGGGCACGGTCACCGGGGTCCGGGTCAGCGAGAGGGGGGCGAAC containing:
- a CDS encoding TatD family hydrolase; this translates as MSERPPAPEPLPHPVVDNHCHLDIADDDQAGVVEAIAAASAVGVPRIVQIGCDLPGARWAVAAAAEHQALVAGVALHPNEAPRLEAAGELEAALAEIERLAGAHPRVRAVGETGLDHFRTGEEGWATQVESFRRHIDLAKRLDKTLVIHDRDAHQDVLDVLDSEGTPERWVMHCFSGDADFARACLDRGAHLSFAGTVTFKNADALREALVLAPRDRVLVETDAPYLTPTPYRGRPNASYLIPVTMRAMAQVRGEDLEVLCAAVDANTEAAFGGSW